In the Alligator mississippiensis isolate rAllMis1 chromosome 7, rAllMis1, whole genome shotgun sequence genome, one interval contains:
- the LOC102561787 gene encoding chymase has protein sequence MALLKIRSKNYNGECGGFLVSKNFVITAAHCGKGRNITVYLGAHNLKKKEKSQQCIRVQKMFPHKKYNKMTLENDILLLQGDSGGSLVCDGVAQGIVSFGNQDGRPPAVFTRISAFMPWIWKTMRPMGEGGAKDRG, from the exons ATGGCCCTCCTGAAAATCAGAAGCAAGAATTATAATGGTGAATGTGGTGGGTTCCTGGTGAGCAAGAACTTTGTAATAACGGCTGCTCACTGTGGCAAGGGAAG GAACATCACTGTTTATCTGGGAGCCCATAatctgaaaaagaaagagaagagccaACAATGCATCCGAGTGCAGaagatgttccctcacaagaAATACAACAAGATGACTCTGGAAAAcgacatcctgctgctgcag GGTGACTCTGGGGGCTCGCTGGTCTGTGATGGAGTGGCCCAAGGCATCGTTTCCTTTGGCAACCAGGATGGCAGACCTCCGGCAGTGTTCACACGCATCTCGGCATTCATGCCTTGGATATGGAAAACTATGAGACCCATGGGAGAAGGGGGAGCAAAGGACAGGGGTTAG